The Humulus lupulus chromosome 3, drHumLupu1.1, whole genome shotgun sequence genome window below encodes:
- the LOC133821800 gene encoding DNA-directed RNA polymerase I subunit 2, translated as MGTPGNFEELQELFRHHIQSFDHFVEAGLDTLLLCIKPITVYDSSTKTSLRIWLGKSHLFAPVKDQMSKAMKEPLLPFECRQAKISYTGKFIAEVCFEYGNKGVAIRDNFNFGQIPIMLKSKLCHLRNADPQKLVSYKEESSEMGGYFILNGLERVVRLLIMPKRNYPTSTVRSSFRDRREGYTDKAVVIRCVREDESSVTVKLYYLRNGSARLGFWVQGREYLLPVGIVLKALIDTNDREIYASLTCCYNEKYDKGKGVVGTQLLGERAQIILDEVRDLSLFNRIQCLEHIGEHFQPIMQGLENASHSAIADAVLKDYIFVHLDNNHDKFNLLIFMVQKLFSFIDQTSVTDSPDSLQNHEVLLPGHLITLYMKEKLEDWLYKVKKLLQDEIDKKGKSFDLGDLAQVKKVMDKAPAKHVSLAVENMLKTGRLVTQTGLDLQQRAGYTVQAERLNYLRFISHFRAVHRGASFAGLRTTSVRKLLPESWGFLCPVHTPDGEPCGLLNHMTCNCRITSHYDSQGELRDFYKIRMSILSVLVQVGMSPALPKLVQAGPPEVLSVLLDGRIVGSISSSVIEKVVAHLRKLKVSPDSGIPDDLEVGYVPLSIDGTYPGLYLFTCPSRFVRPVKNISIPSTEGQNIELIGPFEQVFMEIKCPDGGDGGRKDAFPATHEEIHPTGMLSVVANLTPWSDHNQSPRNMYQCQMGKQTMGFSLQALHCRADQKLYHLQTPQSPIVRTSTYTKYNLDEYPIGTNAIVAVLAYTGYDMEDAMILNKSSVDRGMFRGQIYQTETVDLSDQGSRSDRSQTMFRRSNVDKSMHSLIDSDGLPYVGQTINPNEPFCCIYNEVTGDTRTSKKKGSEPAVVDYVSVDMKTKKHVYKANIRFRQPRNPVIGDKFSSRHGQKGVCSQLWPDIDMPFSGITGMRPDLIINPHAFPSRMTIAMLLESIAAKGGSLEGKFVNATPFSSSVKNPNEGTESKHHNGLVDELGQKLKEKGFNYLGLEVLYSGVYGTELTCEIFMGPVYYQRLRHMVSDKFQVRSTGTIDQVTRQPIKGRKRGGGIRFGEMERDSMLAHGASYLLHDRLHTCSDLHIANVCSLCGSLLTTSFLQHQKRVVPQVGGLPPRQASRKITCHLCQSSKGMETVAMPFVFRYLAAELAAMNIKMSLQLSNGATA; from the exons ATGGGTACGCCGGGCAATTTCGAGGAGCTACAGGAACTTTTTAGACACCACATACAGTCCTTTGATCACTTTGTTGAAGCAGGATTGGATACATTATTACTTTGCATCAAACCTATCACAGTCTATGACTCTTCCACTAAGACTAGCCTCAGGA TATGGCTGGGTAAATCTCATTTATTTGCACCGGTAAAGGACCAAATGTCGAAAGCAATGAAGGAGCCTCTCCTCCCTTTTGAA TGTCGGCAGGCTAAAATCTCTTATACAGGAAAGTTCATTGCTGAAGTTTGCTTTGAGTATGGTAATAAAGGAGTTGCTATAAGAGACAACTTCAATTTTGGGCAGATTCCCATAATGCTAAAG TCAAAACTTTGCCACTTGCGAAATGCCGATCCCCAAAAATTAGTTTCTTACAAAGAAGAGTCATCGGAGATGGGTGG TTACTTCATCTTGAATGGGCTTGAAAGAGTTGTTCGTCTTTTAATAATGCCAAAGAGGAACTAT CCAACGAGTACGGTTCGTAGCTCATTTCGTGATCGTCGAGAAGGATATACTGATAAAGCAGTTGttataag ATGTGTAAGAGAAGATGAGTCTTCAGTGACAGTCAAACTGTACTACCTCCGAAATGGAAGTGCAAGACTTGGATTCTG GGTACAGGGAAGGGAGTACCTGCTTCCTGTTGGCATTGTTTTAAAG GCCCTTATTGACACAAATGATCGTGAAATTTATGCGAGCTTGACCTGCTGCTATAATGAGAAGTATGACAAGGGAAAAGGTGTTGTTGGCACCCAGCTTCTGGGTGAAAGAGCACAAATTATTCTAGATGAAGTTCGAGATTTGTCCCTTTTTAATCGTATTCAATGTCTAGAGCACATTG GAGAGCATTTCCAACCTATTATGCAGGGACTGGAAAACGCAAGTCATTCTGCT ATTGCAGATGCTGTTCTGAAGGACTACATATTTGTTCACCTTGATAACAATCACGACAAGTTCAATTTGCTCAT TTTTATGGTGCAGAAGCTTTTTTCATTCATAGATCAGACTTCAGTGACAGACAGCCCAGATTCCCTGCAAAATCATGAAGTCTTACTCCCTGGTCACTTGATTACCCTTTATATGAAG GAAAAATTAGAAGATTGGTTGTACAAGGTAAAGAAGCTTCTTCAAGATGAGATCGACAAAAAGGGCAAATCTTTTGATTTGGGCGACT TGGCTCAAGTAAAGAAGGTTATGGATAAAGCTCCGGCAAAACACGTCAGTTTAGCAGTTGAAAACATGTTAAAAACTGGAAGGCTTGTTACTCAAACAGGTCTAGATTTGCAGCAG AGGGCAGGCTATACAGTTCAGGCAGAGAGGCTTAATTATTTACGTTTCATTTCTCATTTTCGTGCGGTTCATCGAGGGGCTTCATTTGCTGGACTTCGTACAACCAGTGTGCGGAAGTTGTTACCTGA ATCTTGGGGTTTCCTCTGCCCTGTTCACACACCTGATGGGGAACCTTGTGGCTTACTAAATCATATGACTTGCAATTGcc GAATTACATCGCACTACGATTCACAAGGAGAACTTAGAGActtctacaagattagaatgtcTATCCTCAGtgttttggttcaggttggaatgTCGCCTGCATTGCCAAAGTTGGTTCAAGCTGGTCCTCCTGAAGTTCTTTCTGTTCTCTTGGATGGTCGTATAGTTGGTTCTATATCTTCCAGTGTAATTGAGAAAGTTGTGGCTCATTTACGGAAATTGAAAGTCTCACCTGATTCAGGG ATTCCCGATGATCTCGAAGTGGGATATGTTCCTTTAAGCATCGATGGTACTTATCCTGGTTTGTACCTGTTCACTTGTCCTTCTAGATTTGTTCGGCCAGTCAAAAATATTTCAATCCCTTCTACCGAAGGCCAAAATATTGAACTTATTGGCCCATTTGAGCAG GTTTTCATGGAAATAAAATGTCCTGATGGTGGGGATGGCGGAAGAAAAGATGCGTTTCCTGCCACTCATGAAGAAATACATCCAACTGGCATGCTAAGTGTGGTAGCTAATCTTACACCTTGGTCAGATCATAATCAGAGTCCACGTAACATGTACCAGTGTCAG ATGGGAAAACAAACAATGGGTTTCTCTTTACAAGCGCTTCACTGTCGTGCTGATCAAAAACTATATCATCTTCAG ACTCCGCAATCTCCCATTGTGCGCACAAGTACATATACAAAGTACAACTTGGATGAGTATCCAATAGGCACTAATGCAATAGTTGCTGTATTGGCTTATACCGG ATACGATATGGAAGATGCCATGATTCTAAATAAGTCATCTGTGGATCGTGGAATGTTTCGTGGACAAATATATCAG ACAGAGACAGTTGACTTATCTGATCAAGGTAGCAGGTCTGATAGGTCTCAAACAATGTTTAGAAGAAGTAACGTTGATAAATCAATGCATTCTTTGATTGATTCAGATGGCCTCCCTTATGTTGGTCAG ACAATAAATCCAAACGAACCCTTTTGTTGCATTTACAATGAGGTAACAGGTGATACAAGAACCAGCAAAAAAAAAGGTTCAGAACCTGCTGTTGTTGACTATGTTTCTGTTGACATGAAGACCAAGAAACATGTTTATAAG GCCAATATACGCTTTCGACAACCTAGGAATCCTGTGATTGGTGATAAATTTAGCAGCCGACATGGGCAGAAAGGTGTGTGCTCGCAGTTGTGGCCTGATATTGATATGCCATTTTCTGGGATTACAGGAATGCGTCCAGATCTTATTATAAATCCTCATGCATTTCcttcaaggatgacaatagccaTGCTTTTGGAATCAATTGCTGCCAAG GGAGGTAGCTTGGAAGGAAAATTTGTCAATGCGACGCCATTTTCTAGTTCAGTTAAAAATCCTAATGAAGGAACTGAATCAAAACATCACAATGGACTTGTTGATGAACTTGGTCAAAAGTTAAAAGAGAAGGGATTTAATTACCTTGGCCTTGAGGTGTTATACAGTGGGGTTTATGGTACAGAACTCACATGTGAGATCTTTATGGGTCCTGTCTATTATCAACGATTACGGCACATGGTTTCTGATAAATTTCAG GTTCGGTCCACAGGAACAATAGACCAGGTGACCCGGCAACCCATCAAAGGTCGAAAACGTGGGGGTGGTATTCGTTTTGGGGAGATGGAAAGAGACTCCATGCTTGCCCATGGAGCTTCATACTTGTTGCACGATAGGCTTCATACATGTTCCGATCTTCATATTGCTAACGTGTGTTCTCTGTGCGGAAGCCTCCTCACAACATCGTTCCTTCAGCACCAAAAGCGGGTTGTTCCCCAAGTGGGCGGGTTACCTCCCAGGCAAGCCTCTAGAAAGATCACATGCCATTTGTGTCAATCGAGTAAAGGGATGGAGACCGTCGCAATGCCCTTTGTTTTCAGGTATTTGGCTGCAGAGTTAGCTGCTATGAACATAAAAATGAGCCTCCAGCTAAGTAATGGTGCCACAGCCTGA
- the LOC133821801 gene encoding putative B3 domain-containing protein At5g66980, with translation MNFKRRSSKMEKLGNFPNLEEVDDDGPEFFKVFMPTFSSKSMWIPPAFVGKFMKRIPRVVNVRDENGKCWSIGVRKTKEKVYFISRQWQVFVKEHKLELGDFLLFKYTSNYNNNASFQVKIYAKNGCKKEHKPLHHHHNSTTPANLQIIPVHQPGSFSEYNEDTKPTDEELERVGENYSNGDDDDDDDVQHGTTRNRHFLTTLSRKSLQKVRIPRAALSGIRLEKEIVLRCQNNELWRVGTTFDKDGQAFIWRKWSEFRKGKNLRNNDKCLFEMIIFDQSNTCKEMKVFVIPGC, from the exons ATGAATTTCAAAAGAAGGTCTTCGAAAATGGAGAAACTGGGCAACTTTCCAAATCTTGAAGAAGTTGATGATGATGGTCCTGAGTTCTTCAAAGTTTTCATGCCCACATTTAGTTCTAAGAGCATG TGGATACCACCAGCCTTTGTTGGAAAATTCATGAAAAGAATTCCAAGAGTAGTGAATGTAAGAGATGAGAATGGCAAGTGTTGGTCAATAGGGGTaagaaaaaccaaagaaaaagTCTACTTTATTAGTAGACAATGGCAAGTGTTTGTGAAAGAGCACAAGCTTGAACTTGGAGACTTCTTGTTGTTCAAATACACTTCAAACTACAATAATAATGCCTCTTTTCAAGTCAAAATCTATGCCAAAAATGGATGCAAGAAGGAACATAAACcacttcatcatcatcataattCTACTACTCCTGCAAATCTTCAAATAATCCCTGTTCACCAACctg GTTCATTTTCTGAGTACAATGAAGATACTAAACCTACTGATGAAGAACTTGAAAGGGTTGGAGAAAATTATTCAAAtggagatgatgatgatgatgatgatgtacAACATGGTACAACTCGTAACCGTCACTTTTTGACTACTCTTTCAAGGAAAAGCCTACAAAAAGTg AGAATTCCTCGTGCTGCGCTGAGTGGGATAAGGCTAGAGAAGGAAATAGTGCTTCGTTGTCAAAACAATGAGTTGTGGAGAGTTGGAACAACGTTTGATAAGGATGGTCAAGCTTTTATATGGAGAAAATGGAGTGAGTTTCGAAAGGGAAAGAATCTGAGGAACAATGACAAGTGTTTGTTTGAAATGATCATCTTTGACCAATCCAACACTTGCAAGGAAATGAAAGTTTTTGTCATCCCTGGCTGCTGA